GGCGCTTGGCCCCATGTCGCAGCCGAGCCGCCCGGCGCCCTCCTGCACGGGCGCACCGAGGATGATGCACGCGGTCGATCCCATTCTTCTCTCCTTGAGCAATCGCCAAGCTAGCGAAGGCTTCCGGCGTATTGAACAGCCTAAATTGACAAATGGAGCAAGATACCTGATCAAAATGGCAAGTTATGCATTTCATTCTGGCGTGCGATGGACGATCTCGACCAGCGGCTGATCACACTTCTTCGACATAACGGCCGGCGGAGCGTCTCGGACCTTGCCTTGGAACTGCGCGTTTCGCGCGCCACTGTCCGATCCCGGATGGAGCGCCTAGAGCGCTCCGGGGACATCGTTGGCTATACGGTCATCCTGCGGGCCGACGCGGTTGCGTTGCCTGTGCGCGGGATCATGCTGATCGAGGTGGAGGGCAGGGCCGGGGACCGGGTCGTCGACGCGCTCGGTGGCTTTCCGGAGGTGAGCGCCATTCACACCACCAACGGGAAGTGGGATCTCGTCGTCGAACTGGGGGCGAGCAACCTGTCCGACTTTGACGCCATCCTGCGGCGTGTCCGCCTGATCCCCGGCGTCATTGCCTCGGAAACGAACCTCCTGCTCGCGACGCCGCGAAGCACCCGCGCCCGATTGTAGGGCGCGTTCAGGCCATTGCCGCAGCAAAGCAGAGCGACTCATAAACCGCTTCACACAAGCGGAGCAGACTCCCGAGTGTTTAGGATGTAACTACAATACAATAGATATAGCGTTGTAGCGCGTTCATTGAGTAGATTTCAGGTTGCATTTATTAGAGTTGAAGAAGAAAGTTTCTTTCATCTTGTATAATTGTTGTCGTGAAATGATGAAGCGGTCCATATTTCGCCGCAATGTCAGTTAGATCTCCCCATCTACACATATGACCTTCGTGGGATATTAATCTCATCACAAGAACGGGTACGAGGATGGGGTACACTACATCTTTCAAAGTTGATAGCAGCTGGAGCTCGGGCTTCACCGGCTCCATTTCCCTGGTCAACGCGAATCCCAGTGCCATGAATGGCTGGGTGGTGGAGTTCGATGCCCCGTTCGAGATCACCAATCTCTGGAATGGGGAAATCGTCAGCCGGGTCGGCAACCATTACGTGGTGCGGAACGCCTCCTGGAACGGCTCCGTTGCTCCGAATGGCACCGTGACCTTCGGCTTCCAG
This sequence is a window from Paenibacillus sp.. Protein-coding genes within it:
- a CDS encoding Lrp/AsnC family transcriptional regulator, coding for MDDLDQRLITLLRHNGRRSVSDLALELRVSRATVRSRMERLERSGDIVGYTVILRADAVALPVRGIMLIEVEGRAGDRVVDALGGFPEVSAIHTTNGKWDLVVELGASNLSDFDAILRRVRLIPGVIASETNLLLATPRSTRARL